One genomic window of Helicobacter canis includes the following:
- a CDS encoding cation diffusion facilitator family transporter has translation MSPQRRATMISSCVACVLIVVKFVAGIISGSVAILASAIDSLLDLSASLFNLYAITKAEQPACVKFNYGRGKIESLAAVIEGSVIVVSGIFILYQSFKKIALGSELARLDLSVFVMIFSLIVTACLVLYLNYVAKMSNNLVIQADALHYKTDLLSNGAVLVALVLVKLTGFEIIDALFGIAIGLYVGYSAFGLLKQGVLVLLDRALDDEKLTAIKEILDSATEVKSYHDLKTRQSGDTHFVEVHLVFSPDILLKDAHAVADMLECKIQNLQEQWQGQWVVITHLDPYEPLG, from the coding sequence ATAAGCCCCCAGCGCAGAGCGACTATGATCTCAAGCTGTGTGGCGTGCGTGCTGATTGTAGTGAAGTTTGTGGCTGGGATTATTAGTGGGTCTGTGGCGATTCTTGCAAGCGCGATTGATTCGTTGCTTGATTTATCTGCTTCACTCTTTAATCTCTATGCCATCACCAAAGCAGAGCAGCCTGCTTGCGTGAAGTTTAACTATGGGCGCGGCAAGATAGAATCACTTGCAGCTGTGATTGAAGGAAGCGTGATTGTAGTCTCTGGGATTTTTATCCTCTATCAATCGTTTAAAAAAATCGCGCTAGGAAGTGAGCTAGCAAGGCTTGATTTGTCTGTGTTTGTGATGATCTTTTCATTGATTGTAACAGCCTGCCTTGTGCTGTATCTAAACTATGTCGCAAAGATGAGCAATAATCTTGTGATACAAGCTGATGCTTTGCATTATAAAACAGATCTTTTAAGCAATGGCGCGGTGCTTGTGGCATTGGTGCTTGTCAAGCTTACAGGCTTTGAGATTATTGACGCGCTTTTTGGGATTGCTATTGGGCTGTATGTGGGGTATTCTGCTTTTGGGCTGCTAAAGCAAGGCGTGCTAGTCTTGCTAGATCGCGCACTAGATGATGAGAAGCTTACAGCGATTAAGGAGATTTTGGACTCTGCAACAGAGGTCAAAAGCTATCACGATCTAAAAACTAGGCAAAGTGGGGATACGCATTTTGTGGAAGTGCATTTGGTATTTAGCCCAGATATTTTGCTAAAGGACGCGCACGCTGTGGCGGATATGCTAGAGTGTAAAATCCAAAATCTACAAGAGCAGTGGCAGGGGCAGTGGGTGGTGATCACGCATCTTGATCCCTATGAGCCTCTAGGCTAG
- the hisA gene encoding 1-(5-phosphoribosyl)-5-[(5-phosphoribosylamino)methylideneamino]imidazole-4-carboxamide isomerase produces the protein MLEIFPAIDLQNGQAVRLYKGDMQNATIYGDPCAFAREFEQAGAKWIHIVDLDGALSGRSENLAAIESIRKSTQLRIQLGGGIRDEESIKRYLDLGIDRVILGSLAAHSPELARSLAERYPIAVGIDAREGKVATNGWVESSSVDALDLARFYAGSKVQALICTDIGRDGALSGVNVGFSVAMGQASGLPIIASGGLKDAQDIAQLARAFREHSVQGGVIIGKALYEKKIDLQEAFVQTQIK, from the coding sequence ATGCTAGAGATTTTTCCAGCAATTGATTTGCAAAATGGGCAGGCGGTGCGATTATACAAAGGCGATATGCAAAATGCCACGATTTATGGCGATCCGTGTGCATTCGCGCGAGAGTTTGAGCAAGCAGGCGCAAAATGGATACATATAGTCGATCTTGACGGGGCATTAAGCGGTAGGAGTGAGAATCTAGCTGCCATAGAATCTATCCGCAAAAGCACGCAGCTACGAATCCAGCTAGGCGGTGGGATACGCGATGAGGAGAGCATTAAACGCTATCTTGATTTAGGGATTGATCGCGTGATATTGGGGTCTTTGGCTGCGCATTCCCCAGAGCTTGCTCGATCGCTTGCGGAGCGATACCCCATAGCGGTGGGGATTGATGCACGAGAAGGCAAAGTCGCTACTAATGGCTGGGTAGAATCCAGCAGTGTGGATGCGCTAGATTTGGCTAGATTCTATGCCGGAAGCAAGGTGCAAGCACTCATTTGCACGGATATTGGGCGAGATGGTGCGCTAAGTGGGGTAAATGTGGGCTTTAGCGTGGCTATGGGGCAAGCAAGTGGGCTACCTATCATCGCAAGTGGTGGGCTTAAAGATGCGCAGGATATCGCGCAGTTAGCACGGGCGTTTAGGGAGCATAGTGTGCAAGGCGGAGTGATTATCGGCAAGGCATTGTATGAGAAAAAAATCGATTTGCAAGAAGCTTTTGTCCAGACACAAATAAAATGA
- a CDS encoding acyltransferase, which produces MQKASQNLSHSTTQAAITTQASCIRDITHGENLHIITPVNLYECTFGDNVFIGPFVEIQSDVYIGDNCRIQSHSFICSLTRIGDHCFIGHGVMFINDTFATGAPAAHKSQWKGAHIGSNVSIGSNATILPVHICDNVVIGAGAVVTRDITKSGFYAGSPAKKLRPYTQAIRTSTPL; this is translated from the coding sequence ATGCAAAAAGCTAGCCAAAATCTCTCCCATTCTACCACCCAAGCCGCTATCACCACACAAGCTTCTTGTATCCGTGATATTACACACGGAGAAAATCTTCATATCATCACACCTGTCAATCTCTATGAATGCACCTTTGGTGATAATGTCTTCATCGGTCCATTTGTCGAAATCCAAAGCGATGTGTATATCGGGGATAACTGCAGGATCCAAAGCCATAGCTTCATCTGCTCTCTCACGCGCATAGGCGATCACTGCTTCATAGGACACGGCGTGATGTTTATCAACGATACCTTTGCCACCGGCGCACCAGCAGCACACAAAAGCCAATGGAAAGGTGCGCACATAGGCAGCAATGTCAGCATAGGCAGCAATGCGACCATTTTGCCTGTCCATATCTGTGATAATGTCGTCATCGGCGCAGGCGCAGTGGTAACACGCGATATTACAAAAAGTGGATTCTACGCGGGCAGCCCAGCAAAAAAGCTCCGCCCTTACACCCAAGCGATACGCACTAGCACGCCATTATAA
- a CDS encoding chemotaxis response regulator CheY: MKLLVVDDSSTMRRIIKNTLQRLGYEDILEAEHGVEAWDIMDTKEGIGVLITDWNMPEMNGLDLVKKVRADDRYKEIPIIMVTTEGGKAEVITALKAGVNNYIVKPFTPQVLKEKLEVVLGVND, encoded by the coding sequence TTGAAGTTGTTAGTTGTAGATGATAGTTCGACTATGCGCAGAATCATTAAAAATACCTTGCAGCGATTGGGGTATGAGGATATTTTAGAAGCTGAACACGGCGTAGAAGCGTGGGATATTATGGATACCAAAGAAGGTATAGGCGTGCTGATCACGGATTGGAATATGCCTGAGATGAATGGGCTTGATTTGGTGAAAAAGGTGCGCGCTGATGATCGATATAAAGAAATCCCTATTATTATGGTTACAACTGAGGGCGGTAAGGCGGAAGTCATCACGGCATTAAAGGCTGGGGTAAATAACTATATCGTTAAGCCATTTACACCACAGGTTTTGAAAGAAAAGCTTGAAGTTGTGCTTGGGGTGAATGACTAG
- a CDS encoding N-6 DNA methylase, translated as MQNLLKCFEYLKPYHIDMLDAIAVMMELFTLQSKTPESITTILKLDKPKASAMLLQKLREIIEPELFIEPNPKINPRKILKLLASTPISHSIIEQFLHTITQKKTTNKLYFYSTPYEINQLLVGILDIQAGESIYNPCYGMGSVFLSLSHIAPHITLYGEELDPKLSLIARLIANLSKLDSSNLYVNDILASPIFRQGTSYKKFDKILCNPPLNAHLGTELLKDDERFSTAGNLIKTYPELVFLLHSLAHLGQKGVFIVRNQTLMKSSLEKRLRDKLCEDEMIEAIIELPKNIFPHQSYDFSLLVISSSNKQILHIDASSEHFYTKDGKYNRLINTQEILQLYRTKDKSPYSSLTPIASINPQDLRAHSYVKDSHARVKATPVKSTTQSLETLGVEIFRGQRIYGTQKDEEIEFFDIGIADFAPCGYTESFQTKKQLGNKSKIHKYQVRSYDILLSLRGITPKLTILGDITHTSVVNAGIIVLRAPSKAIAQGLYCYLFSQSGEQALAHLYKTSADGTISTENLAKLPIPSTYLHNTKDTLQKLNALRDQLYATHAQIHAIKARPYAKS; from the coding sequence ATGCAGAATCTACTCAAGTGTTTTGAGTATCTTAAGCCCTATCACATCGATATGCTTGATGCCATAGCGGTGATGATGGAGCTTTTTACCCTGCAGTCCAAAACCCCAGAATCCATCACCACAATCCTAAAGCTCGATAAGCCCAAAGCAAGCGCGATGCTTTTGCAAAAATTACGCGAGATCATAGAGCCAGAGTTGTTTATAGAGCCAAACCCTAAAATCAACCCACGCAAGATCTTAAAGCTCCTAGCTAGCACCCCCATATCCCACAGCATTATCGAGCAGTTTCTCCACACCATCACACAGAAAAAAACCACCAACAAACTCTACTTCTACTCCACACCCTATGAAATCAATCAGCTTTTAGTAGGGATTTTAGACATTCAAGCAGGGGAGAGTATCTATAATCCCTGCTATGGTATGGGAAGTGTGTTTTTGAGTCTTTCTCACATCGCACCACATATCACTCTCTATGGCGAAGAGCTAGACCCTAAGCTCTCTCTCATCGCACGCCTTATTGCCAATCTTAGCAAGCTGGATTCTAGCAATCTCTATGTCAATGATATTTTAGCAAGTCCCATATTTAGGCAAGGGACAAGCTATAAAAAGTTTGATAAAATCCTGTGCAACCCTCCGCTAAACGCCCACCTAGGCACAGAGCTGCTCAAAGATGATGAGCGATTCAGCACTGCTGGCAATCTTATCAAAACCTATCCCGAGCTAGTGTTTTTGCTCCACTCTCTAGCACATCTTGGGCAAAAGGGTGTCTTCATCGTGCGCAATCAAACCTTGATGAAATCCTCCTTAGAAAAGCGACTGCGCGACAAGCTCTGTGAAGATGAAATGATAGAAGCCATCATCGAGCTGCCTAAAAATATCTTCCCTCACCAGAGCTATGATTTTTCCCTACTTGTCATCTCTAGTAGCAATAAGCAGATTCTACACATTGATGCAAGTAGCGAGCATTTCTACACCAAAGATGGCAAGTATAATCGCCTAATCAACACCCAAGAGATCTTGCAGCTCTATCGCACCAAAGATAAAAGCCCCTACTCAAGCCTAACGCCCATTGCCTCCATAAATCCACAAGACCTGCGTGCGCATAGCTATGTCAAAGACAGCCACGCTAGAGTCAAAGCCACCCCGGTCAAATCCACCACCCAGAGCCTTGAGACACTAGGGGTAGAGATTTTTCGCGGACAAAGAATCTATGGCACACAAAAAGATGAGGAAATCGAGTTTTTTGACATAGGGATAGCTGATTTTGCGCCCTGTGGCTATACAGAGAGCTTTCAAACCAAAAAACAGCTAGGCAACAAAAGTAAAATCCATAAATACCAAGTGCGCTCCTATGATATTTTGCTTTCACTCCGCGGTATCACACCAAAGCTCACAATCCTAGGAGACATCACACACACAAGTGTCGTAAATGCCGGGATCATCGTGCTTCGCGCCCCTAGCAAAGCAATCGCGCAAGGCTTATACTGCTATCTTTTCTCGCAAAGTGGCGAGCAAGCCCTAGCACACTTATACAAGACAAGTGCCGATGGCACCATTAGCACCGAGAATCTAGCCAAGCTCCCTATCCCAAGCACTTATCTACACAATACCAAAGACACGCTACAAAAGCTAAATGCCCTGCGCGATCAGCTCTATGCCACACACGCCCAAATCCACGCAATCAAAGCACGCCCCTATGCAAAAAGCTAG
- a CDS encoding phosphatidylserine decarboxylase: MSGIQIITRESFFGIVWFVLWIVFCQIVDFSLGILLGVVLLLAWLWAFRNPERTSLDRGDDIVLAPIDGTISNIEQCEDAVRLSIDVSFFDVGLVRSPQEAQSITLQKRSGLVAYFSPLHKELNEAMHANIQGKMSCKISLYPKVFKNTRFYAPIAYRLGERMGFMKLGTLVLELPKSVEIRAHIGDKLRGGVNVLGYMK; the protein is encoded by the coding sequence ATGAGTGGTATCCAAATCATTACAAGAGAGTCGTTTTTTGGTATTGTGTGGTTTGTTTTGTGGATAGTGTTTTGCCAGATTGTGGATTTTTCTTTAGGGATTTTACTTGGTGTGGTGCTACTGCTTGCTTGGTTATGGGCATTTAGAAATCCAGAGCGCACCTCCCTTGATAGAGGTGATGATATAGTGCTAGCACCCATTGATGGGACAATCAGTAATATCGAGCAGTGTGAAGATGCTGTGCGCCTTAGCATTGATGTATCGTTTTTTGATGTGGGACTTGTGCGCTCCCCCCAAGAAGCCCAGAGTATTACATTGCAGAAGAGATCGGGGCTTGTGGCGTATTTTTCTCCGTTGCACAAAGAGCTTAATGAAGCAATGCACGCAAACATTCAGGGCAAAATGTCTTGCAAAATTTCTCTCTATCCCAAAGTATTTAAAAATACAAGATTCTACGCGCCAATAGCCTATCGCTTAGGCGAGAGAATGGGCTTTATGAAGCTTGGCACACTTGTCTTAGAGCTACCAAAATCTGTGGAGATACGCGCGCATATTGGCGATAAGTTAAGGGGCGGTGTCAATGTGCTAGGATATATGAAATGA
- a CDS encoding 50S ribosomal protein L11 methyltransferase, with protein sequence MDFIIQITGLAIEEVATSTLSNAALDEQLQFVNVSSDRANITSVVRDFATQACIIRYDPSVTLLCEYVGVDNADMQIDSAYSNGVDSSPISDMTLLQALKSFASVLSKRLGREVGFAYTLSHKHNQDWIALYQAGVMPLECGKYYIHPSWHAPKNDKQNIIIDPALAFGSGHHASTFMCISLLSVMDLRGKHCLDVGCGSGILGIIMAKQGGIVSACDVDMLAVEETGKNFAQNGVAPRAIWLGSLANSLESTESNTDSSSYNARAELLQESGYDVICANIVADVLACMHRDFIKALKPSGVLILSGILAEKCEWILDIFSDMQLLQKEQKDEWVSLKLARVT encoded by the coding sequence GTGGATTTTATTATACAAATCACCGGTTTAGCGATCGAAGAGGTCGCCACAAGCACATTGTCTAATGCTGCGCTAGATGAGCAGCTGCAATTTGTCAATGTCTCTAGCGATAGGGCAAATATCACAAGTGTGGTAAGGGATTTTGCCACTCAAGCGTGTATTATCCGCTATGATCCTAGCGTGACATTGTTGTGTGAATATGTGGGGGTAGATAATGCAGATATGCAGATAGATAGTGCTTATAGCAACGGAGTGGATTCTAGCCCCATTAGCGATATGACCCTTTTGCAAGCATTAAAGTCTTTTGCTTCTGTGCTATCAAAGCGTCTTGGGCGTGAAGTGGGCTTTGCTTATACGCTATCCCATAAACACAATCAAGATTGGATCGCACTCTATCAAGCTGGCGTTATGCCCTTAGAGTGTGGCAAATACTATATCCACCCATCGTGGCACGCCCCGAAAAATGATAAGCAAAATATCATCATTGATCCAGCCCTAGCCTTTGGCTCTGGACATCACGCAAGCACTTTTATGTGTATATCGCTGCTCTCTGTTATGGATTTGCGCGGGAAACACTGCCTAGATGTAGGCTGTGGGAGTGGGATTTTGGGCATTATTATGGCAAAGCAAGGTGGGATTGTATCGGCGTGTGATGTGGATATGCTAGCTGTGGAGGAGACGGGTAAAAATTTTGCGCAAAATGGTGTTGCCCCTCGTGCTATTTGGCTAGGCTCTTTAGCCAATAGCCTAGAATCCACAGAATCAAACACAGATTCTAGCTCTTATAATGCGCGAGCTGAGTTGCTGCAAGAGAGTGGCTATGATGTGATTTGTGCTAATATCGTGGCTGATGTGCTTGCGTGTATGCATAGGGATTTTATCAAAGCACTAAAGCCTAGTGGCGTGCTGATACTCTCTGGGATTCTTGCAGAAAAATGCGAGTGGATTCTAGATATATTTAGCGATATGCAGCTTTTGCAAAAAGAGCAAAAAGATGAGTGGGTGAGCTTGAAGTTAGCGCGGGTAACATAA
- the ftsH gene encoding ATP-dependent zinc metalloprotease FtsH yields MLVVKFTSADSGLGGFGASSSRNIEYYELKQLIATKQVQNVSIGQSIIKASGIDASGAKVVYVARKVADPSLVPLLEEHKINYGGFSESNFFTETLGWLLPIFVFLGLWMFLASRMQKSMGGGIFGMGSSKKLVNAEKPKVKFDDMAGNEEAKEEVVEIVDFLKYPDRYAAVGAKIPKGVLLVGPPGTGKTLLAKAVAGEANVPFFSMSGSSFIEMFVGLGASRVRDLFEMAKKEAPSIIFIDEIDAIGKSRAAGGMISGNDEREQTLNQLLAEMDGFGSENAPVIVLAATNRPEVLDPALLRPGRFDRQVLVDKPDFNGRVQILKVHIKSVKLARDVDLEEIAKLTAGLAGADLANIINEAALLAGRNNQKQVSQANLKEAVERGIAGLEKKSRRISPKEKKIVAYHESGHALVAEMTKGASKVNKVSIIPRGMAALGYTLNTPEENKYLMQKHELLAEVDVLLGGRAAEDVFLGEISTGASNDLERATDILKAMISYYGMTDENGLMVLEKQRNAFLGGGIGNAREFSEKTAEYVDSFVRRTLDERFKAVKQLLQDYNGAIESMVKELFDKEVIDGEKVREIIEIYEQENNMPSRIIKEQEEEA; encoded by the coding sequence ATGCTTGTTGTGAAATTTACAAGCGCAGATTCTGGCTTGGGTGGATTTGGGGCAAGTAGTAGTAGAAATATCGAGTATTACGAGCTTAAGCAGCTCATCGCAACCAAGCAAGTGCAAAATGTCAGTATCGGACAGAGTATCATCAAGGCAAGTGGGATTGACGCAAGCGGGGCGAAAGTCGTGTATGTCGCGCGCAAAGTCGCTGATCCATCGCTTGTGCCGCTATTGGAAGAACATAAGATTAACTATGGTGGCTTTAGTGAGTCGAATTTCTTCACAGAGACACTTGGCTGGCTACTGCCTATTTTTGTGTTTTTGGGCTTATGGATGTTTTTGGCAAGTAGGATGCAAAAGAGTATGGGCGGAGGGATCTTTGGTATGGGGAGTAGCAAGAAGCTTGTCAATGCCGAAAAGCCAAAGGTGAAGTTTGATGATATGGCAGGCAATGAAGAGGCAAAAGAAGAGGTGGTAGAGATTGTAGATTTTCTCAAATACCCTGACCGCTACGCGGCTGTGGGGGCGAAAATCCCCAAAGGCGTGCTGCTTGTAGGACCTCCGGGCACGGGGAAAACACTCCTTGCTAAAGCTGTGGCAGGGGAGGCAAATGTGCCGTTTTTCTCAATGAGTGGGAGTAGTTTTATTGAAATGTTTGTGGGGCTTGGGGCAAGTCGTGTGCGCGATTTGTTTGAAATGGCAAAGAAAGAAGCTCCTAGCATTATCTTTATCGATGAGATTGATGCCATAGGCAAATCCCGCGCTGCTGGGGGAATGATTAGTGGCAACGATGAAAGAGAGCAGACGCTTAACCAACTTTTGGCAGAAATGGATGGCTTTGGTAGCGAAAATGCCCCTGTGATCGTGCTAGCAGCGACCAACCGCCCTGAAGTGCTTGACCCTGCTCTTTTGCGTCCGGGGCGATTTGATCGGCAGGTGCTTGTAGATAAGCCGGATTTCAATGGGCGCGTGCAGATTCTTAAAGTGCATATTAAATCTGTCAAATTAGCACGCGATGTGGATTTAGAGGAGATTGCCAAGCTCACAGCTGGACTAGCAGGGGCAGATCTAGCAAATATCATCAACGAAGCTGCCTTGCTTGCAGGGCGCAATAATCAAAAGCAAGTCTCCCAAGCAAATCTTAAAGAAGCAGTTGAGCGAGGGATCGCTGGGCTAGAGAAAAAATCGCGCAGAATCTCCCCCAAGGAGAAAAAGATTGTCGCCTACCACGAGAGCGGACACGCGCTAGTAGCGGAGATGACAAAGGGTGCTTCTAAGGTAAATAAAGTCTCTATAATCCCACGCGGTATGGCAGCTCTTGGCTATACGCTCAATACCCCAGAGGAAAATAAATACCTTATGCAAAAGCACGAATTACTTGCAGAAGTTGATGTCTTGCTTGGAGGTAGGGCGGCTGAAGATGTGTTTTTAGGTGAGATTTCTACCGGGGCTAGCAACGATCTAGAACGCGCTACTGATATATTAAAAGCGATGATTAGCTACTATGGAATGACAGATGAAAATGGACTTATGGTGCTAGAGAAGCAGCGCAACGCGTTTTTAGGCGGGGGTATAGGTAATGCTAGAGAATTTAGCGAGAAGACAGCTGAATATGTCGATAGCTTTGTGCGCAGGACACTTGATGAGCGGTTTAAAGCTGTAAAGCAGCTTTTGCAAGACTACAATGGTGCGATAGAATCTATGGTCAAAGAGCTTTTTGACAAAGAAGTCATAGATGGCGAGAAAGTGCGCGAGATCATTGAGATATATGAGCAAGAAAACAATATGCCATCACGCATCATCAAGGAGCAAGAAGAGGAGGCATAG